The Parambassis ranga chromosome 1, fParRan2.1, whole genome shotgun sequence genome includes a region encoding these proteins:
- the mrpl4 gene encoding large ribosomal subunit protein uL4m, protein MLRLSFMVCGRGAAKRFASSFSGESALPPNLLLPSNLVDPARLKRPRPPVDCSLPVLRKCDAVVPAHLRPVHTWVETLEKQDSEPLGLAHLHPDVFAVPPRLDIVHSVETWQRNYKRISHANTKVRSEVRGGGKKPWNQKGSGRARHGSIRSPIWRGGGVSYGPRGPKSYYYMLPMKVRVQGLKVALSSKMAQDYLHIVDSLNIPTPDSQYLKDLIKHRHWGQSVLIVDVGEEFPENILQATADLKTVNLISAIGLNVHSMLKHEALILTLDTVRFLEDKLLWHDERYTPLYPFKLPYSDFP, encoded by the exons atgctCCGACTTTCCTTCATGGTTTGTGGCAGAGGCGCCGCTAAAAGG tttgCCTCATCGTTCTCTGGTGAGAGTGCTCTGCCTCCAAATTTACTGCTGCCCTCCAACCTCGTAGATCCAGCCAGGTTAA AGCGTCCTCGTCCTCCTGTCGACTGCTCCCTGCCTGTACTGAGGAAGTGTGATGCAGTGGTTCCTGCTCACCTGAGACCCGTACACACGTGGGTGGAAACTCTGGAGAAGCAGGACAGCGAGCCGCTGGGTTTGGCTCATCTCCATCCTGATGTCTTTGCAGTACCACCGAg GCTCGACATCGTTCACAGTGTGGAAACATGGCAGAGAAATTACAAAAGGATC AGTCACGCCAACACAAaggtgaggtcagaggtcagaggtggaGGCAAGAAACCCTGGAATCAGAAAGGAAGTGGAAGAGCTCGCCATGGCAGCATCCGATCACCGATATGGAGAGGAG GTGGGGTGTCTTATGGACCCAGAGGGCCGAAGAGTTACTACTACATGTTGCCCATGAAGGTTCGAGTGCAAGGACTCAAAGTGGCACTGAGCTCCAAGATGGCTCAG GACTATCTTCACATTGTGGACTCCCTGAACATCCCCACACCAGACTCTCAGTACCTGAAGGACCttatcaaacacagacactgggGACAATCTGTGTTAATAGTTGATGT AGGAGAGGAGTTTCCTGAAAATATCCTTCAGGCTACAGCAGACTTAAAGACGGTGAACCTCATTTCAGCCATCG GGCTGAATGTCCACAGCATGCTGAAGCATGAAGCACTCATCCTCACTCTGGACACTGTCAGGTTTCTTGAAGACAAGCTGCTTTGGCATGATGAGCGTTACACCCCTCTGTACCCATTTAAACTGCCCTACTCAGACTTCCCTTAA
- the hyls1 gene encoding hydrolethalus syndrome protein 1 homolog: MDNLAFSEEEIQEQLATLGYKNIPTHKLLEFKQDLDELIRRGEWRNLASSTERDSSSQRTRSQPGPPAFTKEKVGQYYFDGSSEQFFLHADKTDSDRPNRDCREQKGHCDSYAQYTVAAKLQLPSGASARLRVEPDLENTPQSQVSDSYTSSPDSHGGHFIKRKVLRKHKGQSFVCDESVYSEDAASCLEEQLDKLHLSAPRDSEVEGEDVMDHSDTQSSDTGDISLSAFESYIRQMTRTQSDVELRPRPKSFIRPVMSRQTIKKTDPVARYFQYKEHWNMFNLPREKDRRFIRWEIKERLAYQPPPPKPQKVFVPNTYIVPTEKKRSALRWSVRNDLANGLLPHKLGYRS, translated from the exons ATGGACAACCTGGCTTTCTCAGAAGAGGAAATTCAAGAACAACTGGCCACCCTTGGCTACAAGAACATCCCAacacacaaactgcttgaaTTCAAACAAG ATCTTGATGAACTGATTCGACGTGGAGAGTGGAGAAACCTTGCTTCATCAACAGAGAGAGACTCCAGCTCTCAGAGGACCAGGTCTCAGCCAGGTCCTCCTGCCTTTACTAAAGAAAAAG TTGGTCAATACTACTTTGATGGTTCCAGTGAGCAGTTTTTCCTACATGCAGACAAAACAGACAGTGACAGACCG AACAGAGACTGCAGAGAGCAAAAGGGACACTGTGACTCATATGCTCAGTACACAGTGGCTGCGAAGCTCCAGCTCCCTTCAGGTGCTTCAGCCAGGCTGCGTGTGGAGCCAGATCTTGAGAATACCCCGCAGTCACAGGTGTCTGACAGCTACACATCTTCACCTGACAGCCATGGGGGGCACTTCATCAAGAGAAAAGTGCTGAG gaaACATAAAGGACAGTCGTTTGTCTGCGATGAATCAGTCTACAGTGAAG ATGCAGCGAGCTGTCTGGAAGAGCAGCTGGATAAACTTCATTTATCAGCTCCACGGGACTCTGAGGTGGAGGGTGAGGATGTAATGGACCACAGCGacacacagagctcagacacaggCGACATCTCTTTGAGCGCCTTTGAGTCCTACATCAGACAAATG ACTCGAACTCAAAGTGATGTAGAGCTTAGGCCCAGACCCAAATCCT TCATCCGACCTGTGATGAGTCGGCAAACCATCAAGAAGACAGACCCGGTGGCCAG ATATTTCCAGTACAAGGAGCACTGGAACATGTTCAATCTACCACGAGAGAAGGACAGAAGATTTATCCGCTGGGAGATAAAG GAACGACTTGCATACCAGCCTCCACCG CCTAAACCTCAGAAAGTTTTCGTGCCCAACACCTACATCGTGCCAACAGAGAAGAAACGCTCGGCGCTCCGCTGGTCGGTCAGGAACGACTTGGCCAACGGTCTCCTTCCACACAAGCTCGGCTACAGATCTTAG